A genome region from Perca fluviatilis chromosome 20, GENO_Pfluv_1.0, whole genome shotgun sequence includes the following:
- the gsc gene encoding homeobox protein goosecoid, with amino-acid sequence MPAGMFSIDSILSGRPSCKEPLLLHRSGPVVLSAGLTDSIYTDYNGLYSAACGPSPPGVPSVNGTRIGYNGYYYGQLHVQGAGGAPPCCGSVAGLSPQQCPCIPAGYDSPGSVLISPVPHQMMSYMNMGSLSRTELQLLNQLHCRRKRRHRTIFTDEQLEALEGLFQETKYPDVGTREQLARKVHLREEKVEVWFKNRRAKWRRQKRSSSEESENSQKWNKTAKTSAEKTEEAKSEVDSDS; translated from the exons ATGCCCGCCGGGATGTTCAGCATAGACAGCATCCTGTCCGGCCGGCCGAGCTGCAAGGAGCCGCTGCTGCTGCACCGGAGCGGCCCGGTGGTTCTCTCCGCCGGCCTCACGGACTCTATCTACACCGACTACAACGGACTGTACTCCGCTGCATGCGGGCCTTCTCCCCCCGGTGTTCCGTCTGTGAACGGGACCAGGATAGGATATAACGGCTACTACTACGGACAGCTGCACGTCCAGGGCGCCGGAGGAGCGCCGCCGTGCTGCGGCTCTGTGGCCGGCCTCAGCCCGCAGCAGTGCCCCTGCATCCCGGCAG GCTACGACAGCCCGGGCTCGGTGCTGATCTCCCCGGTACCGCACCAGATGATGTCCTACATGAACATGGGCAGCCTGTCGCGCACCGAGCTGCAGCTCCTCAACCAGCTGCACTGCCGCCGCAAGCGGAGGCACCGCACCATCTTCACCGACGAGCAGCTCGAGGCTCTGGAGGGCCTCTTCCAGGAgaccaagtacccggatgtcggCACCCGGGAGCAGCTGGCCCGCAAGGTCCACCTCCGAGAGGAGAAGGTCGAG GTTTGGTTCAAAAACAGACGCGCGAAGTGGAGGAGGCAGAAAAGGTCTTCATCAGAGGAATCAGAGAACTCTCAGAAATGGAACAAAACGGCCAAAACCTCCGCGGAGAAAACCGAGGAGGCAAAAAGCGAAGTGGACTCGGACAGCTGA